The following are encoded together in the Argopecten irradians isolate NY chromosome 5, Ai_NY, whole genome shotgun sequence genome:
- the LOC138323903 gene encoding uncharacterized protein isoform X2 yields the protein MGKHMPRMRSSSGHCCLCVVGVFMFLAGIIMVSIGVCLILNYGLFDSALLPPELQNDEGKKIIGIVLTVSGLAATIISISVSSYYLCTKSKTPSVQPHLSTIPNSSRSTSKGSQNGVRPTSKGSHVPRNGALEKSRAPGADTSKVSSMHSNPMPVSTSRMRKKMKRNKMALKNKTRLEGIQEDSLSRKQSEHDMSAMVALAAEDTPRSEESQDVSNNGASVGVDNPMFTIDGADDYPDPLKVAESDVIQDNSSSESGYTDSVNTGSINDKDFEDQVKILTQ from the coding sequence ATGCCTAGGATGCGTTCCAGTTCAGGACATTGCTGCCTGTGTGTTGTAGGTGTCTTTATGTTTCTGGCCGGGATTATTATGGTATCAATTGGAGTGTGTCTCATCCTAAATTATGGATTATTTGATTCTGCCTTGCTTCCTCCAGAACTTCAAAACGATGAAGGCAAAAAGATCATTGGAATAGTGTTGACTGTTTCAGGTCTTGCTGCTACTATTATAAGTATATCTGTGAGTTCCTATTATCTGTGTACAAAAAGTAAGACACCTTCAGTGCAGCCTCACCTATCTACTATACCTAATAGTTCACGGTCTACCTCTAAGGGATCTCAGAATGGGGTGCGCCCTACTTCTAAGGGATCCCATGTTCCTCGCAATGGTGCTTTGGAGAAAAGTCGTGCACCAGGCGCAGACACAAGTAAAGTCTCCTCCATGCATTCTAATCCCATGCCTGTAAGCACATCGCGCATGAGGAAAAAGATGAAGCGTAATAAAATGGCTTTAAAGAATAAAACTCGACTGGAGGGTATCCAGGAGGACAGTCTATCGAGGAAGCAATCGGAACATGATATGTCAGCCATGGTGGCATTGGCTGCAGAGGACACTCCTAGAAGTGAAGAGAGTCAGGATGTTAGTAATAATGGGGCCTCAGTCGGTGTAGACAATCCCATGTTCACAATAGATGGGGCCGATGATTATCCTGACCCGCTAAAAGTTGCTGAATCCGATGTGATTCAAGACAATTCTTCATCGGAGAGCGGGTACACTGACTCGGTAAATACAGGGTCCATCAATGACAAAGATTTCGAGGACCAGGTTAAGATATTAACACAATGA
- the LOC138323903 gene encoding uncharacterized protein isoform X1 codes for MDPIEGKPKKSILDIILGFIQMPRMRSSSGHCCLCVVGVFMFLAGIIMVSIGVCLILNYGLFDSALLPPELQNDEGKKIIGIVLTVSGLAATIISISVSSYYLCTKSKTPSVQPHLSTIPNSSRSTSKGSQNGVRPTSKGSHVPRNGALEKSRAPGADTSKVSSMHSNPMPVSTSRMRKKMKRNKMALKNKTRLEGIQEDSLSRKQSEHDMSAMVALAAEDTPRSEESQDVSNNGASVGVDNPMFTIDGADDYPDPLKVAESDVIQDNSSSESGYTDSVNTGSINDKDFEDQVKILTQ; via the coding sequence ATGCCTAGGATGCGTTCCAGTTCAGGACATTGCTGCCTGTGTGTTGTAGGTGTCTTTATGTTTCTGGCCGGGATTATTATGGTATCAATTGGAGTGTGTCTCATCCTAAATTATGGATTATTTGATTCTGCCTTGCTTCCTCCAGAACTTCAAAACGATGAAGGCAAAAAGATCATTGGAATAGTGTTGACTGTTTCAGGTCTTGCTGCTACTATTATAAGTATATCTGTGAGTTCCTATTATCTGTGTACAAAAAGTAAGACACCTTCAGTGCAGCCTCACCTATCTACTATACCTAATAGTTCACGGTCTACCTCTAAGGGATCTCAGAATGGGGTGCGCCCTACTTCTAAGGGATCCCATGTTCCTCGCAATGGTGCTTTGGAGAAAAGTCGTGCACCAGGCGCAGACACAAGTAAAGTCTCCTCCATGCATTCTAATCCCATGCCTGTAAGCACATCGCGCATGAGGAAAAAGATGAAGCGTAATAAAATGGCTTTAAAGAATAAAACTCGACTGGAGGGTATCCAGGAGGACAGTCTATCGAGGAAGCAATCGGAACATGATATGTCAGCCATGGTGGCATTGGCTGCAGAGGACACTCCTAGAAGTGAAGAGAGTCAGGATGTTAGTAATAATGGGGCCTCAGTCGGTGTAGACAATCCCATGTTCACAATAGATGGGGCCGATGATTATCCTGACCCGCTAAAAGTTGCTGAATCCGATGTGATTCAAGACAATTCTTCATCGGAGAGCGGGTACACTGACTCGGTAAATACAGGGTCCATCAATGACAAAGATTTCGAGGACCAGGTTAAGATATTAACACAATGA